The Flavobacterium sp. 1 genome contains the following window.
AATGTTAAATCATTGCTTTCATTAACCTATCCCAAATTTGAAGTTGTGTTAGTAAACGATGGCAGTTCAGACGATACACTACAAAAATTAATTGACGAATTCGAACTCATCAAAGTTGATTTTTATTATCAGGAAAAAATTAAAACCGCTGCAATTAGAGGTCATTATAAATCTACTAATCCCCTTTATTATAAATTATTAGTCGTTGATAAAGAAAATGCAAAAAGTAAAGCTGATGCAGCCAATGCCGGAATTAATTCGACCAAATATCCTTTGTTTATCTGCACTGACGTGGATTGTATCTTAAAAAATGATACCATTATCAAATTAGCAAAACCATTTATAGAAGCCCAAAAAAGAGTTATTGCAACTGGCGCGGGTATAAGGATATCCAATTCCTGCGAAGTAAAAAATGGTTTTTTGGTAAAAATCCATTTCCCAAAAGGCTGGTATCCAAGGTTTCAGGAATTGGAATATGTCCGTGCTTTTCTTTTTGGCAGAATGGCTTGGAGTCAGATTAACGGATTACTGTTAGTTTCGGGCGGTTTAGGCATGTTTGACAAAGAAATTGCGGTTGCCGCTGGTGGTTATTGGCATAAATCATTAGGGGAAGATATGGAACTTGTAACCCGAATGAGAAAATATATGTATGATAATAAATTGCCTTTTTCCATACAATACATACCAGAATCACTTTGCTGGACAGAAGTTCCATCGACAAAAGAGGTTCTGATTCGGCAGCGTGTACGCTGGTCTCGAGGATTAATACAAACATTATACTTGCATAAAAATGTTTTTTTCAATCCAAAATACCAAAGAACAGGATTCCTAATATTTCCTTATTTCTTTTTCTTTGAGTTTCTAATTCCAATTTTAGAAGTTATTGGAGTCATTGTCTTAATTATTGGTTTTTTTATTTACCATGTGGATTACGCTAATTTCCTCTACCTAACGCTGACAATCTATTTATTTTATATCATTATAACTTTTATATCTATCCTATTAGATGATATTATTTATAAAAATTATGCCAATGCCAAGGAAATTGTCACTCTGGT
Protein-coding sequences here:
- a CDS encoding glycosyltransferase family 2 protein, producing the protein MIHDILSVYANFIGVFSITYIIFYSILAGLSYYAIKKNLNTKYFIPNNVIIKSNYIPGVSVVAPAFNEGATVVNNVKSLLSLTYPKFEVVLVNDGSSDDTLQKLIDEFELIKVDFYYQEKIKTAAIRGHYKSTNPLYYKLLVVDKENAKSKADAANAGINSTKYPLFICTDVDCILKNDTIIKLAKPFIEAQKRVIATGAGIRISNSCEVKNGFLVKIHFPKGWYPRFQELEYVRAFLFGRMAWSQINGLLLVSGGLGMFDKEIAVAAGGYWHKSLGEDMELVTRMRKYMYDNKLPFSIQYIPESLCWTEVPSTKEVLIRQRVRWSRGLIQTLYLHKNVFFNPKYQRTGFLIFPYFFFFEFLIPILEVIGVIVLIIGFFIYHVDYANFLYLTLTIYLFYIIITFISILLDDIIYKNYANAKEIVTLVMMAIIEPFCYHPVNVYASIKGYYHFFRQKEQVWGNMQRQGFSNPTEKKK